One genomic window of Garra rufa chromosome 2, GarRuf1.0, whole genome shotgun sequence includes the following:
- the LOC141326051 gene encoding membrane-spanning 4-domains subfamily A member 15-like yields the protein MSSSTVFIHIQPPTQTTPAGTVTNAPVPVYVQQIPADSSLHGLQAFLKSQPKALGTVQIMIGLFTFLCGVVSTVHAESSLVFSGITYWGSISYIISGSLSIAAENKFNSPSSLCLVNGSLGMNIFSALTAGSAFILISLDFALGPFDTHCHSHDCTYFKAKYEGC from the exons ATGAGCTCTTCAACGGTTTTCATCCACATTCAACCACCGACACAAACCACACCAGCTGGGACTGTGACAAATGCTCCTGTGCCTGTTTATGTACAACAGATACCAGCAGATTCATCTCTTcatggacttcaggcatttctgAAAAGCCAGCCAAAAGCCCTTGGG ACTGTCCAGATAATGATTGGTCTGTTCACTTTCCTGTGTGGTGTTGTGTCTACAGTTCATGCAGAATCCAGCCTTGTCTTCAGTGGTATTACTTACTGGGGATCTATCAGT TACATCATCTCAGGCTCTCTCTCCATTGCTGCAGAAAACAAATTTAATTCCCCCTCCAGTTTGTGTTTG GTGAACGGTTCACTTGGAATGAACATTTTCAGTGCTTTAACTGCAGGAAgcgcatttattttaatttcattggaTTTTGCTTTAGGACCATTTGACACGCACTGTCACAGTCATGATTGTACTTATTTTAAAGCAAAGTATGAG GGCTGTTGA